Proteins from one Pantoea cypripedii genomic window:
- the sctD gene encoding type III secretion system inner membrane ring subunit SctD encodes MEFLFKLKWLNGPLAGRELNLPAGETTIGGDDPDIALPLEDGVQAVITTSTDGVTLSPGVPVWVEGIIRDTEQPLPLAQVIDMAGLGFILGEPESELPSVPLPARIEPQSEEKPRKSWRFWTGCALAFALPVALGISIHHFAPDPPPAFNVQHWLEETLQASEFAGLEAHMDEYGKVKLTGITAHAKDTAHLRQLLSQHHLLVQDESMAADSLRLMVRQLLATYGYQDAEVVSGHTLDSIEIHGNIQADANWQATTARLNQIRALGSWRVINDQEELFQALLETLQQQKLMEGLSIAVVGKDLMVNGQLSQKQEKKVVAVLDAFNNEKQPRLRAKFLNIPTQTRTADILPSAVVSVGGSSSSAWLQLANGMRLQTGAILPGNYRIYALSHQSMTFIRGQRLISVPLNIQ; translated from the coding sequence ATGGAGTTTTTATTTAAACTCAAATGGTTAAATGGCCCACTGGCGGGACGCGAGCTGAACCTGCCCGCCGGTGAAACAACTATCGGCGGTGATGATCCGGATATTGCCCTGCCGCTGGAAGATGGCGTTCAGGCAGTAATCACCACCAGCACCGATGGAGTGACACTGTCACCGGGTGTTCCGGTTTGGGTCGAAGGGATCATCCGGGACACCGAACAGCCGCTACCACTGGCTCAGGTGATCGATATGGCGGGACTGGGTTTTATCCTGGGAGAACCCGAAAGCGAACTTCCTTCGGTGCCATTGCCCGCACGCATCGAGCCACAGTCAGAAGAAAAGCCGCGCAAGAGCTGGCGTTTCTGGACCGGATGCGCACTGGCTTTCGCGTTACCTGTTGCACTGGGTATCAGCATTCACCATTTTGCACCGGATCCTCCACCAGCTTTCAATGTTCAGCACTGGCTGGAGGAAACCTTGCAGGCAAGCGAATTCGCCGGGCTGGAAGCGCATATGGACGAATACGGTAAGGTCAAACTGACCGGGATCACCGCGCATGCCAAAGACACCGCACATCTGCGCCAGCTGTTAAGCCAGCACCATTTACTGGTACAGGATGAAAGCATGGCTGCCGACAGTCTGCGTCTGATGGTTCGTCAGCTACTGGCTACCTATGGTTATCAGGATGCCGAGGTGGTGAGCGGCCATACCCTGGATAGCATTGAAATACATGGCAATATCCAGGCGGATGCTAACTGGCAGGCCACAACGGCACGTCTTAACCAGATCAGGGCGCTGGGCAGCTGGCGTGTGATCAACGATCAGGAAGAGTTGTTTCAGGCTCTGCTTGAGACCTTGCAACAGCAGAAGCTAATGGAAGGGCTGAGTATCGCGGTGGTCGGCAAAGACCTGATGGTAAATGGGCAGCTGTCGCAAAAGCAGGAAAAAAAGGTCGTCGCCGTGCTGGATGCGTTCAACAACGAAAAACAACCGCGACTGCGTGCCAAATTCCTCAACATCCCGACACAAACCAGAACCGCAGATATTCTGCCGTCGGCAGTGGTCAGCGTCGGTGGCAGCAGCAGTTCCGCCTGGTTACAGCTGGCCAACGGCATGCGTTTACAAACCGGGGCGATTTTACCGGGGAATTACCGTATCTATGCCTTAAGTCATCAGAGCATGACATTTATTCGCGGACAGCGATTGATCTCTGTTCCCCTTAATATTCAATAA
- a CDS encoding TyeA family type III secretion system gatekeeper subunit, whose amino-acid sequence MMIIKIDGSQRPQAPVIQPQPKFNPLQDANRAAKAVYQVSTPQSALAMAQAELAASMNQDTPTIFPGQDILSEAQENISLVAGRMQRNQTGRAAPGETDRSRPRAMLQRLAKQVSEVNPEKMHQYMLAVGQIEDLDDLLDSFKRHQYDPGEIALILGHMLNEAGITTKRRSQLEKMLNEQMDDEDWMLKLFGCLEFGAINRSGLSELRRLYQRASDYKTGLNYWFSQFRKLRDRKRKLKTLIRALSFELAADNNVEDIHLAAVINDLKRILQFLTVEDHSQQMADELAFPDLTADVVMDELIEIAQQAWIYEGWLGERATKLLPEDQPQYGYARRMFELVRMLPEACWEDSEQREGVINAFDAYKNQLAIQEEEGQE is encoded by the coding sequence ATGATGATTATCAAGATTGATGGCAGCCAACGCCCGCAAGCCCCCGTCATTCAACCACAGCCGAAGTTTAACCCACTACAGGATGCTAACCGGGCCGCCAAAGCGGTGTACCAGGTTTCAACCCCTCAGTCGGCACTGGCGATGGCACAAGCCGAGCTGGCGGCCAGTATGAATCAGGACACGCCGACGATCTTCCCCGGCCAGGATATTTTATCTGAAGCCCAGGAGAATATTAGCCTGGTGGCCGGGCGCATGCAGCGTAATCAAACCGGGCGAGCGGCGCCAGGTGAAACGGATCGTTCACGTCCCCGTGCCATGCTTCAACGTCTGGCGAAGCAGGTCAGCGAAGTTAATCCTGAAAAAATGCATCAATATATGCTCGCGGTGGGTCAGATTGAAGATCTTGATGATCTGCTCGATTCATTTAAACGCCATCAATACGACCCTGGGGAGATTGCGCTGATTCTGGGCCATATGCTGAATGAAGCTGGCATCACCACCAAACGCCGCAGCCAGCTTGAGAAGATGCTGAATGAGCAGATGGACGATGAAGACTGGATGTTGAAGCTCTTTGGCTGCCTCGAATTTGGTGCCATCAATCGCAGCGGACTTAGCGAATTACGCCGGTTGTATCAACGGGCCAGTGACTATAAAACCGGGTTAAATTACTGGTTTTCTCAGTTCCGCAAATTACGCGATAGAAAACGTAAACTGAAAACGTTAATTCGCGCATTGTCGTTTGAATTAGCCGCTGATAACAATGTTGAGGATATTCATCTGGCGGCAGTCATTAATGACCTGAAACGCATTCTGCAGTTTTTAACCGTAGAAGACCACAGCCAGCAAATGGCAGATGAGCTGGCATTCCCCGATCTGACTGCCGATGTCGTTATGGATGAACTCATAGAGATCGCCCAGCAAGCCTGGATCTATGAAGGCTGGCTGGGTGAACGTGCGACAAAGCTTTTGCCGGAAGACCAGCCCCAGTACGGCTATGCGCGTCGCATGTTTGAGCTGGTCAGGATGTTGCCTGAAGCATGCTGGGAAGATTCTGAACAGCGTGAAGGCGTGATTAACGCATTTGATGCCTATAAAAACCAACTCGCAATACAAGAAGAAGAAGGTCAAGAGTAA
- a CDS encoding helix-turn-helix domain-containing protein: MMSAIRFIITHDIVTLENQGERYSIPANSLIVTDNHARLVNKSSAVLMDFHSSSLQQLYTEVEQLLAKKNGSQFTLEKVKVVRAEEKVIDLLISLSQLSASNFLQFCYVYCLNMERDYFSDLLRQGVSGRMDFCEYIENSFLEQLSVAELAENFDLPLRKFNQLFQDTYGKPAKRWLLERRLEHARELLINTPMRIIDIALECGFSNHAHFTDTFRRHFSCNPSQVRQRKSNSGEAPQPIED, from the coding sequence ATGATGTCAGCAATTCGGTTTATTATCACACACGATATCGTTACCCTGGAGAACCAGGGTGAACGTTATTCAATACCTGCTAACAGCCTAATTGTTACCGATAATCATGCTCGCCTGGTAAATAAAAGTTCTGCAGTCCTGATGGATTTTCATAGTTCCTCGTTGCAGCAACTTTATACCGAAGTTGAACAGTTGCTGGCGAAGAAGAACGGATCACAATTCACCCTTGAGAAGGTCAAAGTGGTTCGGGCGGAGGAAAAGGTCATTGATTTGTTAATTTCTTTATCTCAGCTCTCAGCCAGCAATTTTTTGCAATTTTGTTATGTTTACTGCCTCAATATGGAAAGGGATTATTTTTCCGATTTGTTACGGCAAGGTGTTTCCGGGCGAATGGATTTTTGTGAGTACATTGAGAATAGCTTCCTTGAGCAATTATCAGTGGCTGAGCTGGCGGAAAATTTTGATTTACCATTACGAAAGTTTAATCAGCTGTTTCAGGATACCTATGGTAAACCAGCAAAACGCTGGCTACTTGAACGTCGTCTTGAACATGCACGAGAACTATTAATTAATACTCCGATGCGCATCATTGATATCGCACTGGAATGTGGTTTTTCTAATCACGCGCATTTTACCGATACTTTTCGCCGTCATTTTTCCTGCAATCCAAGCCAGGTACGACAGCGAAAATCCAATTCCGGCGAAGCGCCCCAACCCATTGAGGATTAA
- the uhpA gene encoding transcriptional regulator UhpA, giving the protein MINLALIDDHLIVRSGFAQLLRLEADFQVVAEFGSGREALAGLPGRGVQVCICDISMPDISGLALLSQLPRGMATIMLSVHDSPALIEQALNTGARGFLSKRCSPDELIAAVRTVASGGCYLTPDITSKLMTGRQDPLTRRERQVAERLVQGMAVKEIAAELGLSPKTVHVHRANLMEKINVSNDVELARRIFDGW; this is encoded by the coding sequence ATGATCAACCTTGCCCTGATTGATGACCATCTGATTGTTCGCTCCGGTTTTGCCCAATTACTGCGGCTGGAAGCGGATTTCCAGGTCGTTGCCGAATTCGGGTCCGGTCGCGAAGCGCTGGCGGGATTGCCAGGCCGGGGAGTTCAGGTCTGCATTTGCGATATCTCCATGCCCGATATCTCCGGACTGGCGTTGCTCAGCCAGTTGCCGCGAGGAATGGCCACCATCATGTTGTCGGTGCACGATAGTCCGGCGCTGATCGAACAGGCACTGAATACGGGTGCACGCGGTTTTCTTTCCAAGCGATGCAGTCCCGATGAACTGATTGCCGCCGTGCGCACGGTGGCGTCAGGAGGCTGCTATCTGACACCGGATATCACCAGCAAACTGATGACCGGACGCCAGGATCCGCTCACCCGCCGTGAACGCCAGGTCGCCGAGAGGCTGGTGCAGGGCATGGCAGTGAAAGAGATTGCCGCCGAGCTGGGCTTATCCCCCAAAACCGTCCATGTTCATCGCGCCAATCTGATGGAAAAAATTAACGTCAGTAATGATGTGGAGCTGGCGCGCCGCATCTTCGATGGCTGGTGA
- a CDS encoding EscG/YscG/SsaH family type III secretion system needle protein co-chaperone, translated as MITLETSLRRLIVEIGLVAVNHGFQHQAKCILSALPNLTDNAHAKNIITATLQIGLGDSPAAMQTIKGDISDEAALLRRLVVSSSR; from the coding sequence ATGATTACCCTGGAAACATCCTTACGTCGCCTGATTGTTGAAATCGGCCTGGTTGCAGTCAATCACGGCTTTCAGCACCAGGCCAAATGTATTCTCTCAGCCTTACCGAACTTAACGGATAACGCGCACGCGAAGAATATTATCACCGCCACGCTGCAAATTGGTCTGGGTGATAGCCCGGCGGCAATGCAAACAATTAAAGGCGATATTTCTGACGAGGCTGCGTTATTACGCCGTCTGGTCGTCAGTTCATCCCGTTAA
- a CDS encoding EscE/YscE/SsaE family type III secretion system needle protein co-chaperone, translated as MARLTELERTLRRDTDGVVRDNLMKQLKKGETEIMQQLRQIESEQLPLQGLLLLQACQQSMLVITTLWQRYHPVQENP; from the coding sequence TTGGCACGGCTTACCGAGTTAGAGAGAACATTGCGCCGTGACACCGACGGTGTCGTACGGGATAACCTGATGAAACAGCTGAAAAAAGGTGAAACTGAGATCATGCAGCAGTTGCGGCAGATCGAATCCGAGCAGCTCCCGCTGCAAGGGCTACTGCTGCTCCAGGCCTGCCAGCAATCCATGCTGGTGATTACCACCCTCTGGCAGCGCTATCATCCAGTACAGGAAAACCCGTAA
- the sctJ gene encoding type III secretion system inner membrane ring lipoprotein SctJ produces MIGSVKRYGGLLLLVLCLSGCKVELYSGLTETEANQMLALLMLRNIDSDKQVIKEGNVALRVEKDQFSDAVEVLRQHGLPARKTDDMNDIFPSGQLVTSPVQEQAKINYLKEQLLEKMLRTMDGVVSAQVSIAESISNNRREVPVPSASVFIKYTPGVNMNNREADIRSLIQKGVPNLRAENISVVLQVTDYRYQPPKPAAEPFQLKKWAPWLGVAFTLLAGSIIGGVVWWRRRTNKPCA; encoded by the coding sequence ATGATTGGTTCCGTTAAACGTTATGGCGGCCTGCTGCTACTGGTTTTATGCCTGAGCGGCTGCAAAGTCGAACTTTACAGTGGCCTGACCGAAACTGAAGCCAACCAGATGCTGGCGCTGCTGATGCTGCGCAACATTGACAGCGACAAACAGGTCATTAAAGAAGGCAACGTAGCGCTGCGGGTGGAAAAAGATCAGTTCTCTGACGCGGTAGAAGTGCTGCGTCAGCATGGTCTCCCGGCACGTAAAACGGATGATATGAACGATATCTTCCCTTCCGGGCAACTGGTGACATCGCCGGTGCAGGAACAGGCCAAGATCAATTACCTGAAAGAGCAGCTACTGGAGAAAATGCTGCGCACCATGGATGGCGTCGTCAGCGCCCAGGTTTCGATCGCCGAAAGTATCAGCAACAACCGACGTGAAGTGCCGGTTCCCTCTGCCTCGGTATTCATCAAATATACCCCAGGCGTGAATATGAATAACCGCGAGGCTGATATCCGTAGCCTGATTCAGAAAGGTGTGCCGAATCTGCGTGCGGAAAATATCTCCGTGGTACTCCAGGTGACGGATTACCGTTATCAACCGCCGAAACCGGCAGCAGAACCCTTCCAGTTGAAAAAATGGGCACCCTGGCTCGGCGTAGCCTTCACCCTGCTGGCGGGTAGCATCATTGGTGGTGTGGTGTGGTGGCGACGCAGGACGAACAAACCATGTGCATAA
- a CDS encoding EscC/YscC/HrcC family type III secretion system outer membrane ring protein — protein sequence MKILSVLTLTLASALCSPTLQASIPWQGNEPFFLSSRGSKLADILRDFGAHYAIPVVVSKQITDPFIGVIASKPPAQVLDQLARLHNLAWYYDGQAIYVYKSSEVGRRLLTPTYLPINTLVRQLKESGLLDKRQCQVRAIPGSNALQAEGVPICLERVEALAKRVDEQKLTQDQNQEEIRRFPLKYANAADSSYTYRGQQVIIPGMVSMLKEMAQGRTLPLEESQALEQQTDRALPMFSADVQQNAVIVRDRRINLPIYQKLIADFDRKPTLIEISVMIMDVNTQELSKLGIDWSVATQIGGGKVSFNNGGQPASNNFSSIISNTGNFMIQLNALQENAKAQVLSRPSVVTLENTEAVLDRSVTFHTKLLTENVAKLESITTGSILRVTPRVIEENGYKEMMLKLVIQDGRQLSAISEQEPLPQTLNSEVSTQTLLRAGQSLLLGGFIQDEQSEGERKIPLLGDIPFIGKLFTTTQKNNRSTVRLFLIKAEPSLQR from the coding sequence ATGAAAATTCTGTCAGTTTTGACCTTAACGCTGGCTTCTGCGCTATGCAGCCCAACCCTGCAGGCAAGTATTCCCTGGCAGGGTAATGAGCCGTTTTTTCTCTCCAGTCGGGGGAGCAAGTTAGCGGATATCCTGCGTGATTTTGGTGCCCATTACGCTATCCCCGTGGTGGTGAGCAAACAGATCACCGATCCCTTTATCGGCGTGATCGCCAGTAAACCTCCGGCACAGGTGCTGGATCAGCTGGCGCGCCTGCATAACCTGGCCTGGTATTACGATGGTCAGGCCATTTATGTCTACAAATCCAGTGAAGTGGGCCGTCGCCTGCTCACGCCAACTTATCTGCCCATCAACACCCTGGTGCGTCAGTTAAAGGAGAGTGGATTACTGGATAAACGCCAGTGTCAGGTGCGCGCCATTCCGGGTTCCAATGCATTGCAGGCTGAAGGCGTGCCCATTTGCCTCGAACGGGTTGAAGCACTGGCGAAACGGGTTGATGAGCAGAAGTTAACGCAGGATCAAAACCAGGAAGAGATTCGTCGCTTCCCGCTGAAATATGCCAACGCGGCAGACAGCAGCTATACCTATCGCGGACAGCAGGTCATCATTCCTGGCATGGTGTCGATGCTGAAAGAAATGGCCCAGGGACGTACCCTGCCGCTGGAAGAAAGCCAGGCGCTGGAGCAACAAACCGATCGCGCCCTGCCGATGTTTTCGGCGGATGTACAACAAAACGCGGTGATTGTACGCGACCGCCGCATCAATCTGCCGATCTATCAAAAGTTGATCGCAGATTTTGACCGCAAACCGACGCTGATTGAAATTTCGGTGATGATTATGGACGTCAATACTCAGGAATTGAGCAAGCTGGGTATTGACTGGTCAGTCGCTACGCAAATTGGTGGCGGCAAAGTCAGTTTCAACAACGGTGGTCAGCCGGCATCAAATAATTTTTCGTCGATTATCTCGAACACCGGCAATTTCATGATTCAGCTCAACGCGTTGCAGGAGAATGCCAAAGCGCAGGTGTTGTCTCGTCCTTCTGTGGTCACGCTGGAGAATACCGAGGCAGTGCTGGATCGCAGTGTCACCTTCCATACCAAATTGCTGACGGAAAATGTCGCCAAGCTGGAATCCATCACCACCGGTTCGATTTTACGTGTGACGCCGCGCGTCATCGAAGAAAACGGATACAAGGAAATGATGCTGAAGCTGGTTATCCAGGATGGCCGCCAGCTTAGCGCCATCAGTGAGCAGGAACCGTTGCCACAGACACTGAATTCAGAGGTCTCAACCCAGACCTTATTGCGGGCCGGACAAAGTTTACTGCTGGGTGGTTTTATTCAGGATGAACAAAGCGAAGGTGAGCGCAAAATTCCGTTGCTGGGTGACATTCCCTTTATCGGTAAACTTTTCACCACTACCCAGAAAAATAACCGCAGCACGGTACGCCTGTTTTTAATTAAGGCCGAACCTTCATTGCAGCGTTGA
- a CDS encoding SycD/LcrH family type III secretion system chaperone: MQKKLPDVSLPHLTDEEKAQMVAQFLEGNTSIAELSNISRKEQEEIYSRGYQAWNEADMRTATYCFAFLTQINHLEHRFIFALACALKVQEQYQHAVNLFNHALQMESEYPFTYWHSAYCLEKLGEIDAARDALNSTIELCYAQNNNNPQYSELRQKAESMLQTFNI, from the coding sequence ATGCAAAAAAAATTGCCCGACGTCTCTCTACCCCATTTAACCGATGAAGAAAAAGCGCAGATGGTTGCTCAATTTCTCGAAGGGAACACCTCTATTGCAGAACTGAGTAATATCTCGCGTAAGGAGCAGGAAGAAATTTATTCCCGTGGCTATCAAGCCTGGAATGAAGCGGATATGCGCACAGCAACCTATTGCTTCGCTTTTCTGACGCAAATCAACCATCTGGAACATCGATTTATCTTTGCCCTTGCCTGTGCACTGAAAGTCCAGGAACAGTACCAGCACGCCGTTAACCTGTTTAACCATGCATTACAAATGGAAAGCGAGTACCCGTTTACCTACTGGCATAGCGCATATTGTCTGGAAAAACTGGGGGAAATCGATGCAGCCCGTGATGCCCTGAATAGCACCATTGAGCTTTGTTACGCCCAGAATAATAACAACCCCCAATACAGCGAGCTGCGGCAAAAAGCCGAAAGCATGTTGCAAACTTTCAATATTTAA
- a CDS encoding YopJ family acetyltransferase: MISGATGAEIANGVKPNETATMSASSNLFSSHVTTINQTTTPSPQSAAPATPVMSSKLYALYEEAKKGCIHSYLAYAEYLFANHIQPDRRLRHLDQVHLPTMVATVNRLYPGINLHFGDIDQIHELIMNNQEGNQRFRFLKKQMPRHFSFFDICIRPGLPVRITGIDAAGMPTANLICSEMAIPCQSFDYEIKTQKSPEDCTIFSLEFAIQCHINEKAFDLTVDNIITHHFREKNSYNTNKIKNSWTSLPADFYIHTQARSTLKDTCLEHKYVESIKMTLSAWQEKHLRPLTTSLTSIDAPKYYNSSIEERRLELIRMIIPQ, from the coding sequence ATGATTTCAGGTGCTACAGGTGCGGAAATTGCCAATGGGGTAAAACCAAATGAGACGGCGACAATGTCAGCCAGCAGTAATCTGTTCTCATCCCATGTTACCACTATAAACCAGACAACCACTCCCTCGCCGCAGTCAGCGGCACCTGCCACTCCGGTTATGAGCAGCAAATTATACGCATTATATGAAGAGGCCAAAAAAGGATGTATCCACAGTTATCTGGCTTATGCTGAGTATCTTTTCGCCAATCATATTCAACCCGATCGAAGGTTACGTCATTTAGATCAGGTACATCTCCCCACGATGGTTGCCACTGTTAACCGGTTATATCCGGGGATAAATCTTCATTTTGGTGACATTGATCAAATACACGAACTGATTATGAACAATCAGGAAGGCAACCAACGCTTTCGCTTCCTGAAAAAACAAATGCCGAGGCATTTTAGCTTCTTTGATATTTGTATAAGACCCGGCTTACCGGTCAGGATTACCGGCATTGATGCAGCAGGTATGCCAACGGCGAACCTGATTTGTAGTGAGATGGCAATACCCTGTCAATCCTTCGATTACGAAATAAAAACTCAGAAATCGCCAGAAGACTGTACTATTTTTTCCTTAGAATTTGCCATTCAATGCCACATAAATGAAAAAGCATTTGATCTTACAGTGGATAATATTATCACCCACCATTTCAGGGAGAAGAACAGCTATAACACGAATAAAATAAAGAACTCATGGACCAGTTTGCCTGCTGATTTCTATATTCATACCCAGGCAAGAAGTACCCTGAAAGACACTTGCCTTGAACATAAGTATGTTGAAAGTATAAAAATGACGCTTTCCGCATGGCAGGAAAAACATCTGCGTCCGCTGACAACTTCCCTGACTTCGATTGATGCCCCTAAATATTATAATTCGTCTATCGAGGAACGACGCCTTGAACTTATCAGGATGATAATTCCCCAATAA
- the sctF gene encoding type III secretion system needle filament subunit SctF produces the protein MDIEAVTNQLSQLVEQAGNDVQSKITAADMNDPGQMLKAQFAIQQYSTFVSYESAIMKAVKDMLSGIIQKI, from the coding sequence GTGGATATTGAAGCGGTCACTAACCAGCTGTCACAATTGGTAGAACAGGCTGGGAATGATGTGCAGTCCAAAATTACGGCTGCCGATATGAATGATCCCGGGCAAATGCTGAAAGCACAGTTTGCTATTCAGCAATACTCGACGTTTGTCAGCTATGAGAGTGCCATTATGAAAGCCGTAAAAGATATGCTTTCGGGGATTATTCAGAAAATATGA
- the sctI gene encoding type III secretion system inner rod subunit SctI yields MEINAINLEALSAAQTEVQAVPAVPEAADVEAFTRSLFGKTNLTPEEIATAAVQEKSLVIGDAVSDVRYTIDAINDPATMRTVASALSKQTLEVDFIAKVAGSLAQGINKLSSMQ; encoded by the coding sequence ATGGAAATCAACGCAATCAACCTCGAAGCACTGTCTGCTGCACAAACTGAAGTCCAGGCCGTTCCCGCCGTACCTGAAGCCGCAGACGTTGAGGCTTTTACCCGTTCACTGTTCGGTAAAACCAACCTGACTCCGGAAGAGATCGCCACTGCCGCAGTGCAGGAAAAGTCGCTGGTGATTGGTGATGCTGTCAGTGATGTGCGTTACACCATCGATGCTATCAACGATCCGGCCACCATGCGCACCGTCGCTTCGGCATTATCCAAACAGACTCTGGAAGTGGATTTTATCGCAAAGGTGGCAGGTTCACTGGCGCAAGGCATTAACAAGCTGTCGAGCATGCAATGA
- a CDS encoding type III secretion system domain-containing protein, whose product MCITVSASLQRLHQLAWQPGQWMDSEWWQSMSLQPWQESYRRHPALRPALDALIVSRRGFPLQALPASLTPLQEQLLALESRLPRLCMALGLLALSCPDYLLMGDYRRQLSSVLGTHGCDLLLALGGFPDQQSPTLTPEELAAKALARGIAWLRHSAGDCVVCQTLAITLPPEPELAVPELGPAFPWLLRIGRFL is encoded by the coding sequence ATGTGCATAACGGTCAGCGCGTCGTTGCAGCGCTTGCATCAGCTGGCCTGGCAGCCAGGCCAGTGGATGGATAGCGAGTGGTGGCAGAGTATGTCACTTCAGCCCTGGCAGGAGAGTTATCGCCGCCATCCAGCACTTCGCCCCGCGCTGGATGCGCTGATCGTCAGCCGTCGCGGTTTTCCGTTACAGGCGCTTCCCGCCAGTCTGACGCCGCTGCAGGAACAGTTACTGGCCCTGGAATCACGTCTGCCCCGTCTGTGCATGGCGCTTGGCTTGCTGGCGTTATCCTGTCCGGATTATCTGCTAATGGGAGATTACCGGCGGCAGCTCAGCAGCGTGCTGGGCACGCATGGTTGCGACCTGTTGCTGGCGCTCGGCGGGTTTCCTGACCAGCAATCACCCACACTCACCCCCGAAGAACTGGCAGCCAAGGCGCTGGCGCGTGGTATCGCGTGGTTACGTCATTCCGCTGGGGATTGTGTCGTCTGCCAGACTCTGGCCATTACTTTACCCCCCGAACCCGAACTGGCGGTGCCTGAACTTGGCCCGGCGTTTCCCTGGTTGTTACGGATAGGACGCTTTTTATGA